Proteins from one Strix aluco isolate bStrAlu1 chromosome 10, bStrAlu1.hap1, whole genome shotgun sequence genomic window:
- the MOSPD1 gene encoding motile sperm domain-containing protein 1 isoform X2, translated as MQQQKRQPELVEGNLPVFVFPTELIFYADDQSTYKQVLTLYNPYEFALKFKVLCTTPNKYAVVDATGAVKPQCCVDIVIRHRDVRASYYGVIDKFRLQVSEQSQRKALGKKEIIATLLPSAKEQQQQKEEEEKRIKEHLAESVFFEQTLCQPENRTASSGPSLLTVFLGIVCIAALMLPTLGEMESLVPLYLHLSVNQKLVAAYVLGLITMVILRT; from the exons ATGCAGCAACAAAAAAGACAGCCAGAGTTAGTGGAAGGAAATCttcctgtttttgtttttcctacagAACTTATATTTTATGCAGATGACCAGTCAACATACAAGCAGGTGTTGACTCTATATAACCCCTATGAGTTTGCCTTAAAATTCAAAG TTCTTTGTACAACTCCAAATAAATATGCGGTGGTTGATGCTACTGGTGCAGTGAAGCCTCAGTGCTGTGTTGATAT tgtGATTCGTCACAGAGATGTTCGGGCTTCTTACTATGGTGTGATAGATAAATTCCGTCTCCAAGTGTCTGAACAGAGCCAGAGGAAAGCATTAGGGAAAAAGGAGATTATTGCTACTCTACTTCCATCTGcaaaggaacaacaacaacaaaaggaagaggaggaaaaacgAATAAAAGAACACCTGGCTGAAAGTGTCTTTTTTGAGCAGACTTTGTGTCAACCAG aaaacagaactgcCTCATCGGGACCTAGTTTACTAACAGTCTTCCTAGGAATAGTGTGTATTGCAGCACTAATGCTACCTACATTGGGGGAAATGGAATCCCTGGTGCCTCTCTACCTCCATTTAAGTGTGAATCAAAAGTTAGTAGCTGCTTATGTTTTAG GTCTCATCACCATGGTTATTCTGAGAACATGA
- the MOSPD1 gene encoding motile sperm domain-containing protein 1 isoform X1: MQQQKRQPELVEGNLPVFVFPTELIFYADDQSTYKQVLTLYNPYEFALKFKVLCTTPNKYAVVDATGAVKPQCCVDIVIRHRDVRASYYGVIDKFRLQVSEQSQRKALGKKEIIATLLPSAKEQQQQKEEEEKRIKEHLAESVFFEQTLCQPENRTASSGPSLLTVFLGIVCIAALMLPTLGEMESLVPLYLHLSVNQKLVAAYVLDLKNSHTKLNSPIPLPGRNEDLKETS; the protein is encoded by the exons ATGCAGCAACAAAAAAGACAGCCAGAGTTAGTGGAAGGAAATCttcctgtttttgtttttcctacagAACTTATATTTTATGCAGATGACCAGTCAACATACAAGCAGGTGTTGACTCTATATAACCCCTATGAGTTTGCCTTAAAATTCAAAG TTCTTTGTACAACTCCAAATAAATATGCGGTGGTTGATGCTACTGGTGCAGTGAAGCCTCAGTGCTGTGTTGATAT tgtGATTCGTCACAGAGATGTTCGGGCTTCTTACTATGGTGTGATAGATAAATTCCGTCTCCAAGTGTCTGAACAGAGCCAGAGGAAAGCATTAGGGAAAAAGGAGATTATTGCTACTCTACTTCCATCTGcaaaggaacaacaacaacaaaaggaagaggaggaaaaacgAATAAAAGAACACCTGGCTGAAAGTGTCTTTTTTGAGCAGACTTTGTGTCAACCAG aaaacagaactgcCTCATCGGGACCTAGTTTACTAACAGTCTTCCTAGGAATAGTGTGTATTGCAGCACTAATGCTACCTACATTGGGGGAAATGGAATCCCTGGTGCCTCTCTACCTCCATTTAAGTGTGAATCAAAAGTTAGTAGCTGCTTATGTTTTAG ATTTGAAGAACAGTCACACTAAACTCAATTCTCCTATCCCACTACCTGGCAGAAATGAGGATTTAAAGGAAACGAGCTAG